A single region of the Pontimicrobium sp. SW4 genome encodes:
- a CDS encoding efflux RND transporter periplasmic adaptor subunit: protein MKHIYSILFLLVILSCGNNEKETEVSIESQNYPEEIIVSKSQFESENMELGELSLQEFNETVVTTGFIDVPPSSKASVTTFMPGYIKNAPLLVGNEVRKGQLLVTLENPEYVELQQNYLEVSNQLKYLKSEFERQSTLYKENITSQKNYLKAESSYKSNLAHYNGLKQNLKMLNINPLDVENGKVSSTINLYAPIKGSITKVNVSNGSYVSSSTEILEIVNTEHIHLELMVFEKDVLKIDKGQPINFKTPEASSEVFKADVHLVGTSIDPINRTIKVHGHIEDDEQTSFVTGMFVEAQIITGSSNLNALPKTAVTEIEGTYYALIVSKKGEEEYIFEKIEVEVGKQTEDFIEVLNTKKFIEKQFLTKGTFMLYLEENK, encoded by the coding sequence ATGAAACACATATATAGCATTTTATTTTTACTAGTCATTTTGTCTTGTGGGAATAATGAAAAAGAAACAGAGGTTAGTATAGAAAGTCAAAATTATCCAGAAGAGATTATTGTTTCAAAATCACAATTTGAATCTGAAAACATGGAGCTTGGAGAATTGTCTTTGCAAGAGTTTAATGAAACTGTAGTAACAACTGGTTTTATAGATGTACCGCCATCTAGTAAAGCAAGCGTTACTACATTTATGCCTGGATACATTAAAAACGCACCTCTTTTAGTTGGTAATGAAGTCAGAAAAGGGCAATTATTAGTAACGTTAGAAAATCCAGAATATGTAGAGTTACAACAAAACTATTTAGAAGTTTCTAATCAACTTAAATATTTAAAATCAGAGTTTGAGAGACAATCAACTTTGTATAAAGAGAACATCACCTCTCAAAAAAATTATTTAAAAGCCGAAAGTAGTTACAAAAGTAATTTGGCGCATTATAATGGTTTAAAGCAAAATTTAAAAATGTTGAATATTAATCCATTAGATGTTGAAAACGGGAAGGTCTCATCAACAATTAACTTATACGCACCAATTAAAGGCTCAATTACGAAAGTAAATGTAAGTAACGGTTCTTATGTGTCTTCATCTACTGAAATACTTGAAATTGTAAATACGGAACACATCCATTTAGAATTAATGGTTTTTGAAAAGGATGTCTTAAAGATAGATAAAGGACAGCCAATTAATTTTAAAACACCTGAAGCCTCAAGCGAAGTTTTTAAAGCAGATGTACATTTAGTTGGAACATCTATAGACCCAATTAACAGAACCATAAAAGTACATGGTCATATAGAAGATGATGAACAAACATCTTTTGTTACAGGAATGTTTGTTGAAGCTCAAATAATTACAGGATCATCTAATCTAAATGCTTTGCCAAAAACAGCAGTTACAGAAATTGAAGGCACATATTATGCTTTAATAGTTAGTAAAAAGGGTGAAGAAGAATACATTTTTGAAAAAATAGAAGTTGAAGTAGGAAAGCAAACTGAAGATTTTATAGAGGTTTTAAACACAAAAAAATTTATTGAGAAGCAATTTCTTACTAAAGGGACTTTTATGCTCTATCTGGAGGAGAATAAGTAA
- a CDS encoding DUF3575 domain-containing protein — MKKPILLLTLLCTIMSFSQEVNDNFDTSKRDELKLNMTNLIGFKWLDVGYERIINEESSFGVGTLISLGDDYDTGLDEYRTFSITPYYRHFFSKKYAQGFFVEAFGMLHSGKEETYVYYDELPNVYGEYNEDNYTDFAVGISAGAKFVTKRGFIAEIYLGIGRDLLGNSDIEVVGRGGIAIGYRF, encoded by the coding sequence ATGAAAAAACCAATTCTCTTACTTACGTTGCTTTGCACAATTATGTCTTTTTCACAAGAAGTAAATGATAATTTTGATACTTCAAAAAGAGATGAACTAAAATTAAATATGACAAACCTTATAGGCTTTAAGTGGCTAGATGTTGGTTATGAACGAATTATTAATGAAGAATCATCATTTGGTGTAGGAACACTTATTAGCTTAGGGGATGATTATGATACTGGATTAGATGAATATAGAACGTTTTCAATCACACCATATTATAGACATTTCTTTTCTAAAAAATATGCACAAGGATTTTTTGTAGAAGCTTTTGGTATGTTGCATTCTGGAAAAGAAGAAACCTATGTATATTATGATGAGTTACCAAATGTCTATGGAGAATATAATGAAGATAATTATACCGATTTTGCGGTTGGAATTTCAGCAGGTGCAAAATTTGTCACCAAACGAGGGTTTATTGCCGAAATATATTTAGGAATAGGAAGAGATTTACTTGGTAATAGTGATATTGAAGTTGTTGGTCGTGGTGGTATAGCTATTGGATATAGGTTTTAA
- a CDS encoding efflux RND transporter permease subunit: MEVEFTQPIEMRFNELVTGVRADVAIKIFGEDLEILSDKANEIRNLIKDVEGASDITVEKVEGLPQMSVIYNRSKIARYGLNISDLNQLISMGFAGEAVGSVFEGEKRFDLVLRLDQSQRKSIENLQNLYVDTPNGLKIPLNELAEIKHTKGPAQISRDDTKRRIVVGINVRNRDLQSVVDDVSQLIDANLKLPAGYSITYGGQFENLQNATARLKVAVPVALFLIFILLYFAFGSVKEALMVYSAIPLAAVGGVLLLWIRDLPFSISAGVGFIALFGIAVLNGIVLIEHFKSLKESGTMNMKVLIIKGTTERLRPVLLTAMAAALGFLPMAVSTSAGAEVQRPLATVVIGGLITATILTLVVLPVLYSWFETIKIKKMNKNTIITTLLLLFAFQMNAQTKPITIDEVLAKAIENNASLKASALTVEEKEALVSSAFSFDKTNVYYNYDESNLAINNEPLKVFGVSQDFKFPTVYFAQKKLNKAAQSIAEAKYNIQLLKVKRDVYSAYYQLVYANEKVATIQYLDSLYKDFAKASERRFELGETNYLEMISAKSKQRQIEMLLGQASKEVIAAQHQLNKVVQSDVSSFKTQASNRLELEKTLNSPNDGLAYFESSKDYYNSAINLESQNLLPDVSFEYFQGTNSTLNSSINGYQIGVKIPLLFSGNSSKIKASKLAFKVAEEQQKNYSLRYEAEFNTLLAKIEQLDEALIYYETQGKHLSEEIIKTAEQSFKHGEIDFFQFIQSIENAKEIELSYLENLNQYNQTVITINNLIL; this comes from the coding sequence ATGGAAGTAGAATTCACGCAACCCATTGAAATGCGTTTCAATGAACTGGTTACTGGAGTGCGAGCAGATGTCGCCATTAAAATTTTTGGTGAAGATTTAGAAATTCTTTCAGATAAAGCGAATGAAATAAGAAATCTAATTAAAGATGTAGAAGGTGCTTCGGATATTACAGTTGAAAAAGTTGAAGGCTTACCTCAGATGAGCGTTATATATAATAGAAGTAAAATTGCGAGATATGGTTTAAATATTTCCGATTTAAATCAATTAATTTCTATGGGATTTGCTGGTGAAGCAGTTGGAAGTGTGTTTGAAGGAGAAAAGCGCTTCGATTTAGTGTTGCGCTTAGACCAGTCACAACGAAAAAGTATTGAAAACCTCCAAAATTTATATGTCGACACACCTAACGGGTTGAAAATTCCATTAAACGAATTAGCAGAAATAAAACATACCAAAGGTCCAGCGCAAATATCTAGAGACGATACCAAGCGACGCATTGTGGTTGGAATTAATGTAAGAAATCGTGACTTGCAATCGGTTGTAGATGATGTAAGTCAACTAATAGATGCCAACTTAAAATTACCAGCTGGTTATAGCATTACCTATGGAGGACAATTTGAAAATCTGCAAAATGCGACAGCCAGATTAAAAGTAGCTGTTCCTGTAGCTTTATTTCTAATTTTTATTCTCCTGTATTTTGCTTTTGGTTCAGTAAAAGAAGCATTAATGGTGTATTCAGCAATTCCGTTGGCAGCAGTTGGAGGCGTATTATTACTTTGGATTAGAGACTTGCCTTTTAGTATTTCGGCAGGTGTTGGTTTTATAGCGCTTTTCGGTATTGCTGTATTAAATGGCATTGTCCTTATTGAGCATTTTAAATCATTAAAAGAATCTGGAACTATGAATATGAAAGTATTAATTATTAAAGGTACCACCGAACGACTAAGACCTGTACTGCTTACAGCAATGGCAGCTGCTTTAGGGTTTTTACCTATGGCGGTTTCTACCAGTGCTGGAGCAGAAGTGCAACGACCATTAGCAACAGTAGTTATTGGAGGGTTAATAACAGCAACGATACTAACCCTTGTTGTGTTGCCTGTATTGTATTCTTGGTTTGAAACTATTAAGATTAAGAAGATGAATAAGAACACAATAATAACCACTTTACTATTATTGTTTGCATTTCAAATGAATGCACAAACAAAGCCAATAACTATTGATGAAGTGTTAGCCAAAGCAATAGAAAACAATGCATCTTTAAAAGCATCAGCATTAACGGTTGAAGAGAAAGAAGCTTTGGTAAGCAGTGCGTTTAGTTTTGATAAAACAAATGTTTATTATAATTATGATGAGAGCAATCTAGCCATAAACAATGAACCATTAAAAGTCTTTGGAGTTTCACAAGATTTCAAATTTCCAACGGTGTATTTTGCTCAAAAAAAGCTTAATAAGGCAGCACAAAGCATAGCAGAAGCAAAGTACAATATCCAATTGTTAAAGGTTAAAAGAGATGTGTATTCAGCTTATTATCAATTAGTTTATGCCAACGAAAAAGTTGCAACTATTCAATATTTAGATAGCTTGTATAAAGATTTTGCAAAAGCTTCTGAAAGACGTTTCGAATTAGGCGAAACCAATTATCTCGAAATGATTTCAGCTAAATCAAAACAACGTCAAATAGAAATGTTATTAGGACAAGCATCAAAGGAAGTTATTGCTGCCCAACATCAGCTTAATAAAGTAGTGCAATCTGATGTATCTTCATTTAAAACGCAAGCTTCTAATAGGCTAGAATTAGAAAAAACACTTAACAGTCCTAATGATGGGTTAGCATATTTTGAAAGTTCTAAAGATTACTACAATTCAGCAATCAATTTAGAATCGCAAAATTTGTTACCAGATGTAAGCTTCGAGTATTTTCAAGGTACAAATAGTACCTTAAATTCAAGTATAAATGGCTATCAAATAGGTGTTAAAATACCATTGTTATTTAGCGGAAATTCATCAAAAATTAAAGCTTCTAAGCTGGCTTTTAAAGTTGCTGAAGAACAGCAAAAAAATTACAGTTTAAGATATGAGGCAGAGTTTAATACACTCCTAGCAAAAATAGAGCAACTAGATGAAGCACTAATATATTATGAAACTCAAGGAAAACATCTTTCTGAAGAGATTATTAAAACTGCCGAACAAAGTTTTAAACACGGAGAAATAGACTTTTTTCAATTCATCCAAAGTATTGAAAATGCAAAAGAAATTGAACTTAGTTACTTAGAAAATTTAAATCAATACAATCAAACAGTTATTACCATTAACAACTTAATATTATAA